Proteins co-encoded in one Streptomyces sp. NBC_00557 genomic window:
- a CDS encoding ATP-binding cassette domain-containing protein: protein MKSTHRHNRRDLIGLAWQSGRGSTALLFLTIVIGGVGPAVFMLLVGVAVGRLPEAARLGFDDGAGRVAGLVAAAGAVFLVTQVAGKIRFAVGEILGQRIEITLRERAMRACSIDDGLDHLQDDRTRDDLAILSGAAGGLPLERAVAGLAEVTSALVGAVGPLLLLMFFHVWAGAAVALAWFAVRIVAGRENGKRLELLFGQAHVMRRAEYFRKLAVQGAAAKEIRVFGLRDWVLARLDQEWLAAIRPTWRRRRPSDAKILLLSCVLVAVYGLVFWRLVDDGVNGGLETGAFAVFLQALIGASAVSGGTAAFGLDVALAPVSAVRRLEERKAAASRGAAARTAKDLTVRRLELRDVTFAYDSNGDPAADATTDGTDAAANAATERGEAHGEDRGEPYGETRGESRSELRGETRVAPDGETRGESRDELPGKTRGGGGVVLHGETRDESHGEPHDKPHDKTSAKPRSAPRPVLDGVSFSVAAGESVALVGENGAGKTTLLKLLAGLLDPASGRIEADGVALHDLGRADWRRHLAMVFQDFARLPLTVAENVHVLRADSGDEQTRKTVLDCLERVGLGERVARLPHGIDTVLGARLPGGVDFSGGEWQRLALARAFFTLHQGARVLLVDEPTASIDPSAETGFFDRLLDETEGMIRIVVSHRFNTVRRVDRIVVLDRGRVVESGSHDDLMRQDGLYRRMFLAQAAPFTEQGGVR, encoded by the coding sequence GTGAAGAGCACCCATCGGCACAACCGACGGGATCTGATCGGGCTGGCCTGGCAGTCGGGCCGGGGGAGCACGGCCCTGCTGTTCCTCACCATCGTGATCGGCGGCGTCGGACCCGCCGTCTTCATGCTGCTGGTCGGCGTCGCGGTCGGCCGGCTGCCGGAGGCGGCACGGCTCGGCTTCGACGACGGGGCCGGCCGGGTCGCCGGCCTCGTCGCCGCCGCCGGTGCGGTCTTCCTGGTCACCCAGGTGGCCGGCAAGATCCGGTTCGCGGTCGGTGAGATCCTGGGGCAGCGGATCGAGATCACGCTGCGGGAGCGGGCCATGCGTGCCTGCTCCATCGACGACGGCCTCGACCACCTCCAGGACGACCGGACCCGTGACGACCTGGCGATCCTGTCGGGGGCGGCCGGCGGGCTGCCGCTGGAGCGCGCGGTGGCGGGCCTCGCCGAGGTCACCTCCGCCCTGGTCGGCGCCGTCGGCCCGCTCCTGCTGCTGATGTTCTTCCACGTCTGGGCTGGCGCCGCGGTGGCGCTGGCCTGGTTCGCGGTACGGATCGTCGCGGGGCGCGAGAACGGCAAGCGGCTGGAACTCCTCTTCGGCCAGGCCCACGTCATGCGCCGCGCCGAGTACTTCCGCAAGCTCGCCGTGCAGGGCGCGGCGGCCAAGGAGATCCGGGTCTTCGGGCTCCGGGACTGGGTGCTGGCCCGTCTGGACCAGGAATGGCTGGCCGCCATCCGGCCCACCTGGCGGCGGCGCCGGCCGAGCGACGCCAAGATCCTGCTGCTCTCCTGCGTCCTCGTCGCGGTCTACGGCCTGGTCTTCTGGCGGCTGGTCGACGACGGGGTGAACGGCGGCCTGGAGACCGGGGCGTTCGCCGTCTTCCTGCAGGCGCTCATCGGTGCCTCCGCGGTATCCGGCGGTACGGCGGCGTTCGGACTGGACGTCGCCCTGGCCCCCGTGTCCGCGGTGCGCCGACTGGAGGAGCGCAAGGCCGCCGCCTCTCGTGGCGCGGCGGCCCGCACGGCGAAGGACCTGACGGTACGGCGCCTGGAACTGCGGGACGTGACGTTCGCGTACGACAGCAACGGCGACCCCGCGGCCGACGCCACGACCGACGGCACGGACGCCGCGGCGAACGCCGCGACGGAGCGCGGCGAGGCACACGGCGAGGACCGCGGTGAGCCGTACGGTGAGACGCGCGGCGAGAGCCGCAGCGAGTTGCGCGGCGAGACACGCGTTGCGCCGGACGGTGAGACGCGCGGCGAGAGCCGCGACGAGCTGCCCGGCAAGACACGCGGTGGGGGCGGCGTTGTCCTGCACGGCGAGACGCGCGACGAGTCACACGGTGAGCCGCACGACAAACCGCACGACAAGACCTCCGCCAAGCCGCGCAGCGCCCCGAGGCCCGTCCTCGACGGCGTGTCCTTCAGCGTCGCCGCCGGCGAATCCGTCGCCCTGGTCGGCGAGAACGGCGCGGGCAAGACCACGCTGCTCAAGCTGCTCGCGGGGCTGCTGGATCCCGCCTCGGGCCGGATCGAGGCCGACGGAGTCGCACTGCACGACCTGGGCAGGGCCGACTGGCGGCGGCACCTTGCCATGGTCTTCCAGGACTTCGCCCGCCTTCCGCTCACCGTCGCCGAGAACGTCCACGTACTGCGCGCGGACTCCGGCGACGAGCAGACCCGCAAAACGGTGCTGGACTGCCTCGAACGCGTCGGCCTGGGGGAACGGGTGGCGCGGCTGCCCCACGGCATCGACACCGTCCTCGGCGCCCGGCTGCCGGGCGGCGTCGACTTCTCCGGCGGCGAGTGGCAACGCCTGGCCCTGGCCCGCGCGTTCTTCACCCTCCACCAGGGGGCCCGCGTCCTGCTGGTGGACGAACCCACCGCGAGCATCGACCCGTCCGCGGAGACCGGGTTCTTCGACCGGCTCCTCGACGAGACCGAAGGAATGATCCGCATCGTGGTCTCGCACCGCTTCAACACCGTGCGCCGGGTCGACCGGATCGTCGTCCTGGACCGCGGGCGGGTCGTCGAGTCCGGCTCACACGACGACCTCATGCGCCAGGACGGCCTGTACCGGCGGATGTTCCTCGCCCAGGCCGCGCCGTTCACCGAGCAGGGGGGAGTGCGTTGA